One window from the genome of Pseudalkalibacillus hwajinpoensis encodes:
- a CDS encoding DUF84 family protein, with translation MDKVAIGSTNPVKVNAVKAHFKGEVVGVSVESGVAEQPWGDEETLLGAKQRAIAAMEKGHSTIGIGLEGGVQMVGEHLYVCNWGALVDKIGNEVVAGGARFPLPEEIKKKLEQGEELGPVISDYARRVDVSKKEGAIGVFTNCAVTRTDMYEQLVSLLVGQYQLMIR, from the coding sequence ATGGATAAAGTTGCAATCGGGTCGACAAATCCTGTGAAAGTTAATGCAGTCAAAGCTCACTTTAAAGGTGAAGTAGTGGGGGTGAGCGTTGAGTCAGGTGTCGCTGAGCAGCCTTGGGGTGATGAAGAAACACTTCTTGGTGCTAAACAAAGAGCAATAGCTGCAATGGAAAAAGGGCATTCGACAATTGGTATAGGTCTTGAAGGTGGAGTACAGATGGTAGGGGAGCACTTATACGTTTGTAATTGGGGAGCACTTGTAGATAAGATAGGGAATGAAGTAGTAGCCGGTGGTGCAAGATTTCCACTTCCTGAAGAAATTAAGAAGAAGTTAGAACAAGGGGAGGAATTAGGTCCTGTCATTTCAGATTATGCGAGACGAGTCGATGTTAGCAAAAAAGAAGGCGCCATTGGTGTTTTTACCAATTGCGCCGTTACAAGAACTGACATGTATGAACAACTAGTTTCTTTACTGGTCGGTCAATATCAGCTGATGATTCGTTAA
- a CDS encoding YtoQ family protein produces the protein MDLTVYLAGQIHDNWRNELKEKAIKLELPIHFVGPMENHERSDAIGEEIKGNQPNAIMKDEAASEINNLRTQVLLEKSDVVLALFGESYKQWNSAMDAATAITLGKPLILVRPESLHHPLKELSNKAQVTVENTDQALKALSYILETN, from the coding sequence ATGGACTTAACTGTTTATCTTGCTGGACAAATTCACGATAACTGGAGAAATGAATTAAAAGAAAAAGCAATCAAACTGGAATTACCTATTCACTTCGTAGGACCCATGGAAAATCATGAGCGTTCTGACGCCATTGGCGAAGAAATTAAAGGCAATCAGCCTAATGCTATTATGAAGGATGAAGCAGCTTCAGAGATCAATAACCTCAGAACTCAGGTTCTTCTTGAAAAATCAGATGTTGTCCTCGCACTATTTGGTGAAAGTTACAAACAATGGAACAGTGCAATGGATGCTGCTACAGCTATCACCCTTGGCAAACCACTTATTCTAGTTCGCCCTGAATCATTGCACCATCCTTTAAAGGAGCTATCGAACAAAGCTCAAGTTACAGTGGAAAATACTGATCAGGCACTAAAAGCCCTGTCCTATATTTTAGAAACAAATTAA